ACTTCcatttaggttgttaatgaGGTTGCTCAATTCATGAACCCCACTGGACTCAGATGCAACAAATCTATCTAATGTGTGAAGGGAACTCATATACCCAAATTCAGGGGGCATCTCTCTCAATATATTACATCCACCAATCATAAGATGCCTTAAGTTGACTAATTTATTCATGTTATGAGGTAATCTAACAAGCCTATTACAATTCTTAAGATTCAGAGTTTGCAAATTCTGTAATCTTATAAAAGAGCTAGGAAGCACTTTTAACTCAGAATTACCAGAAAGATTTAGATATCTCAAATGTTCCAATTCACACAAATTCCTTGGCAACACCTCAATTTTCATGGAAGGTACACTCAAAGCTCGTAGACACTTAAAGTTGGACAGAAAATCCTCTAGTTTTGAGAAGCTCAACCCTTTACAACTATGTAAAAGTAAAGTTCGAAGTcttttttgttgagaaaagaATTCGAAAATCTCCAGTGAGTAGTTGGTTTCAAGATCAAAATATACTAATGACACATGGAgacatttttcatcaaaaatgtCAGAATTTCGATCGATTATGACACTATTTGATCCTGCCACCTTAATTGCAAGATCATGCATAAGGTCATGTATTTTACATGTCCTTATATCACCAAATTCATCAGTCTTTGGCTCTTGGAAAAAAGATCTCCAAagtagatttataaaatactcGTAACCAATTTCTTCTAGACATTGGCTTTTATCATCAGAGTGTTTTATAAATCCTTGTGCCATCCATAGTTGTATCAACTCCCTCACATCAATTATATGATCTTTTGGGAACAATCTACAGTAAGCAAAACAATGCTTCAAATGTGATGGGAGATGATTATAACTTAATTTGAGGGTGGGCAAGATATCATTTTCATTTTGATCTATTTTTGCAAACTCACTATTCAAAAACTTTGACAACTCCTTTTGTGAGTCTCCAGACTGCCATAACCTTTGCTGCAATAACCTTCCTATTGTTCTTATGGCCAAAGGAACTCCCTTACATTTTTTGACAACTTCCATTCCTAGCTCCATTTCTTTTGAGCCTTCGACTGGCTCTTGACCTTTCTTAAACGTCATTCTTTTGAATAAGGACCAAGACATATCTTCGCTCAAACCCTTTACTTTAATTGGCCCAACTGTACTCTGAGTTATCCTAGCGACCATTTCACTACGAGTGGTTACTAAGACTCTACTACCCTTTCCCCCACACTTCAACAACATCTCTAACTTATGCCATTCTTCACCATTCTCATTCCAAACATCATCCAACACTAGCAGGTATTTCTTTCCACTTAGCTTACTTCTAAGTTcattttgtaaattttctaaACTGTTAGAAGCATTAGAATTTACAATTTTCCCCACAAGTAATTTCACATCAAAAACATCAGAAACACACACCCACATTTTTGATTCAAAATGTTTTTGGACTCTTTCATCATTAAAAACATATTGAGCTAGTGTGGTTTTTCCTAATCCTCCAATACCTACAATTGGAATGAATGACACATCCTCCCCAAAATCCATTTCCACCAATTTTTGAATAATCTCCCTCTTTTCATCCTCTCTTCCAATAACTTCCTCTTCCCTCACATATGAGTAGGTCTCCCTCATACTACTTCCCCTAACAACTATCGTTTCTATTGGACGAATAGTTAACTGAAAGTTGTTGCTAATGGCTCTTATATCATATAGTTTTTCTCTTATATCTTTAATCTTATGACCCACCTTAAAACGAAAAACTAGCTGATTAGAGCTGGAGAAAAAAAGACGTACCTGTCTGGTAAACTTATTACCAGACATGAGTCTACGCTGTAGAGGTTCGGTGTGAAACTTGTCCACCAAGTCATCAGCAAAAATGAAAACATCTCCAAGCTGTTTGAGCCAAGCTTTGACTTGATTATCAACAGCCATCTTCTCTTCTGCATCAAGAAGTACACCTTTGATTACTTCAATCGTCCCAACAAGTTTCTGAAACTCGTCCTTTACACCACAAAGCAGTCTCGCCTCTTCGAATGCTGCAGAACCCAGCATCTCAATAAGACTTGCAGCAAGGTCGAATAAAACTCCTTCGGCCATTTTCACTTAGAAGGTATGATGAGAAAGAAGGGTTAATATGGAAGGAACTCAAGAGGGGTAGTATTGATTGAAATAATGTTGTGTTGTGTGAGATGAAGGACGTTCTGATTTGTAATATTTATATAGCAATGATGATGTATTAGAACAAGTTTGACACTCCAAAGTAAAGTATTATTGTATTAATTGCTTTAACATGGATTTGTTATATTCCTTGCTTCATCTTTTTCCAAGAGACATTGTCTTTGCtttatgtgcttattttgtttttgtcttCAATCTTGCTTTTGCATCTAATACTTTGCTGAATGTTATAACCAAAGTAGCAAACTATTTTGTGTAAATTTATCATTAAGAATAAAGATTAAGGGTATAAAGGCTTGTATTATAGTTGGTTGATTAGACAAATTTCAGTCAAGACTTATGTTAGTGTGTTAGTTGTAATCTCCAACTAATCTTTAGTTGTTGTAACAAACTCTGCTTTGAGTATGTAATAAAGATTAGTATTGGCAATttcttatataaaattttaagcttCTCATCTTAATAGTTAAATCCAAGGCCATCACCAAAGAAGAATGATGACATGAATTCAAACATAACAATGGTGATAATTGAGCTGATATATATAGTACTTAATTAATAACAGCAGTTAATTGTATTTTCAATAATTGATGTCAAATTAGAGCagatttaattaagaattaGGAGAAAGATTAAGATATCTCAAATTTTTTCAATTCACACAACTATGAGTGTAATGTTTATTTATAGAGCTAGCTTATTACAAGAAAAGTAAAGTAGCAGAACTTAACAACTTGACAAAGAATTAATTCTGTTATAAACATGGTATTAACTAACTCTAAACTTGGTAAGTGTACTTGACAGGCGGAGCTACGATAAGATAGTAGGGGGGCCAATATCGAGCAATGCAtacaaaattgaagaaaatgtgatagatttttaattttcataaatattatatataagaaactagaaAATTTGAAAGTGATGTTATAAGGTGTTAGGAACTCAatttaataatactaatatttactctattaatattattaaaaaattacactaattat
This region of Cannabis sativa cultivar Pink pepper isolate KNU-18-1 chromosome 7, ASM2916894v1, whole genome shotgun sequence genomic DNA includes:
- the LOC115697928 gene encoding putative disease resistance protein RGA3 — translated: MAEGVLFDLAASLIEMLGSAAFEEARLLCGVKDEFQKLVGTIEVIKGVLLDAEEKMAVDNQVKAWLKQLGDVFIFADDLVDKFHTEPLQRRLMSGNKFTRQVRLFFSSSNQLVFRFKVGHKIKDIREKLYDIRAISNNFQLTIRPIETIVVRGSSMRETYSYVREEEVIGREDEKREIIQKLVEMDFGEDVSFIPIVGIGGLGKTTLAQYVFNDERVQKHFESKMWVCVSDVFDVKLLVGKIVNSNASNSLENLQNELRSKLSGKKYLLVLDDVWNENGEEWHKLEMLLKCGGKGSRVLVTTRSEMVARITQSTVGPIKVKGLSEDMSWSLFKRMTFKKGQEPVEGSKEMELGMEVVKKCKGVPLAIRTIGRLLQQRLWQSGDSQKELSKFLNSEFAKIDQNENDILPTLKLSYNHLPSHLKHCFAYCRLFPKDHIIDVRELIQLWMAQGFIKHSDDKSQCLEEIGYEYFINLLWRSFFQEPKTDEFGDIRTCKIHDLMHDLAIKVAGSNSVIIDRNSDIFDEKCLHVSLVYFDLETNYSLEIFEFFSQQKRLRTLLLHSCKGLSFSKLEDFLSNFKCLRALSVPSMKIEVLPRNLCELEHLRYLNLSGNSELKVLPSSFIRLQNLQTLNLKNCNRLVRLPHNMNKLVNLRHLMIGGCNILREMPPEFGYMSSLHTLDRFVASESSGVHELSNLINNLNGSLTIEGLWRTTNYSASKTTSKRVICEGKHNLHSLTLQCNILEDNEMAIERLQPPSNLKVLHMSHFDGVRLGGWDSSLNNLVKLELNLCGQCQYLPKLDQLRYLEELKIKWVKAEYMCSSGEDDDFDANLFFPSLVTLQIEYCFNLKWWWWKKEVDGNKIRSFPRLSNLSIYHCSHLTSMPLFPTIEKVELHTSSSMALEDTFKMMRGRKAHNTHPNMSLLRSIVIEYCPDLTSLLVEGIDNLPSLRSVSIRHCRNLTSVLEGIDNLPSLESIRIYITAPI